In a genomic window of Erigeron canadensis isolate Cc75 chromosome 5, C_canadensis_v1, whole genome shotgun sequence:
- the LOC122600694 gene encoding uncharacterized protein LOC122600694 has protein sequence MQGRWSKIWFVMILLLVSSLSHIHGQPTTTSQQPDESRQISDDTVRRDPLESLRKYRGGYDITNVHYWSSTAYTGIAGYVLGALWLLCGVVFGIFLVATTCCCKRSRRLKKIKKPTFHEQFYLWKIIIAGFFTLLAIVGTSLVLGGNAKFHSRADKIIDIIIDTADGAAETLHNTTRAMKMTQTNLQGTNVEASTTRFLESTSRQLNFTANDIQRQARKNRHKIDLGLRILYIVSTVIFALNLVAVIALAAVGIFKIRRAIHILIVLCWLITVLCWVFFGAYFFLSRFAGDTCTALKGFEQDPYNNSLSSILPCDQLLSTESVLTDISAGVYNLVNQVNANISRIQQDSSSFGVCNPFSGPPEYNYQPNNCSENNIKIGDIPELLKLITCVDPVDGICNGGIPISGNDFRTAVAYTSSIQILLNSYPGMEGLLNCQTVKDAFSEIVENHCKPVKRDVKIVWAGLVFLSIVMVFLVLTWTFQAYHERNHRFSDGSVKPHHADDMIESGIAKESEIDNVNSSHL, from the exons ATGCAAGGAAGATGGAGCAAAATATGGTTTGTAATGATATTGCTATTAGTTTCAAGCCTTTCTCATATTCATGGACAACCAACTACCACTAGTCAACAACCAG ATGAATCAAGACAGATATCAGATGATACGGTTAGGCGTGATCCTTTGGAAAGCCTTAGAAAATACAGAGGAGGATACGACATTACCAACGTTCATTACTGGAGT TCAACTGCATACACAGGAATTGCAGGATATGTGCTTGGGGCTCTATGGCTGTTATGTGGCGTCGTATTTGGAATATTTCTCGTGGCAACCACTTGTTGTTGCAAAAGAAGCAGAAGACTCAAGAAGATCAAGAAACCAACATTCCACGAGCAGTTTTACCTTTGGAAGATTATTATCGCAGGTTTCTTCACACTCCTTGCCAT AGTTGGAACATCTTTGGTACTTGGAGGGAATGCCAAGTTCCACTCGAGGGCTGATAAAATAATCGATATTATCATTGATACAGCCGATGGGGCTGCTGAAACGCTACATAATACAACAAGAGCAATGAAGATGACACAAACCAACTTACAAGGAACAAACGTTGAGGCAAGCACCACGCGTTTCCTTGAATCCACTTCTAGGCAGTTGAACTTCACAGCTAATGATATACAACGACAAGCTAGAAAAAACCGGCATAAGATTGATCTAGGTCTTCGAATTCT GTACATTGTAAGTACTGTCATTTTCGCGCTGAATTTGGTTGCCGTTATTGCTTTAGCAG CTGTTGGGATCTTTAAGATAAGACGAGCTATTCACAT ATTGATTGTGTTGTGTTGGCTAATCACTGTTCTATGTTGGGTGTTCTTCGGGGCGTACTTCTTCTTATCAAg ATTTGCGGGTGATACATGTACAGCACTTAAGGGGTTCGAACAAGATCCATACAATAACAGCTTAAGCTCAATCCTTCCTTGTGATCAATTGCTTTCAACAGAATCAGTCCTTACTGATATTAGTGCCGGTGTTTACAATCTGGTCAATCAG GTGAATGCGAATATCTCTAGAATACAACAAGATTCATCGTCTTTTGGAGTATGCAATCCATTCTCTGGACCACCAGAGTACAATTACCAACCAAACAACTGTTCAGAAAACAATATCAAAATAGGCGACATTCCTGAG ttATTGAAGTTGATCACATGTGTTGATCCAGTGGACGGAATCTGCAATGGAGGGATTCCCATCTCAGGAAATGACTTCAGGACAGCTGTAGCATATACAAGCTCAATCCAAATACTTTTAAATTCCTATCCAGGAATGGAAGGCCTCCTTAACTGTCAAACAGTGAAAGATGCATTCTCTGAAATCGTTGAGAACCATTGCAAACCAGTAAAAAGAGACGTAAAGATCGTGTGGGCAGGTCTAGTGTTTCTATCGATTGTTATGGTGTTTTTAGTTCTTACATGGACTTTTCAAGCATACCATGAACGCAACCATCGGTTTTCTGATGGATCGGTGAAGCCTCATCATGCAGATGATATGATTGAGTCTGGAATAGCAAAAGAATCAGAAATAGATAATGTAAATAGCAGTCATTTATAG